The Candidatus Polarisedimenticolaceae bacterium genome contains a region encoding:
- a CDS encoding STAS domain-containing protein codes for MRVERLDRSGIASLRLTGADALDMANAHDVKRGCLEAVEDGLDVVVDLSEVDFVDSAGVGVLVSVYKRTRLRGRRAAFVGVRPGVLAVLAILRLDQIFEIRPDAPAALRSIAVGIGDPADV; via the coding sequence ATGAGAGTGGAACGTCTCGACCGGAGCGGGATCGCCAGCCTTCGGCTGACCGGAGCGGACGCCCTCGACATGGCGAACGCCCACGACGTCAAACGCGGATGCCTCGAGGCGGTCGAGGACGGGCTCGACGTCGTCGTCGATCTCTCCGAGGTCGACTTCGTCGACTCGGCGGGGGTCGGCGTGCTGGTCAGCGTGTACAAGCGCACCCGCCTGCGCGGCCGGCGCGCGGCGTTCGTCGGCGTCCGGCCGGGGGTGCTCGCCGTGCTCGCGATCCTGCGCCTCGATCAGATCTTCGAGATCCGCCCCGACGCTCCGGCGGCCCTCCGCTCGATCGCGGTGGGGATCGGCGACCCCGCGGACGTCTGA